From the Carassius carassius chromosome 45, fCarCar2.1, whole genome shotgun sequence genome, one window contains:
- the LOC132126997 gene encoding hemicentin-2-like: protein MMPGYFIHIWLFFFAVFVREIKVEEVKKGLYSRVELTGEKLDQHTADSLKSVEWTKGNRSTTCLCFRQTNTTSSVSYSQCCGTARFYLNNNTLILESVTERDEGVFTEIIVTGDRTVKRLNFTLIIQYPPNATGIVVSWTSSTSVTLKCEVSGLFQHLMWKREGVPILEKHRHSFSERNQTLHISNITSSENGTYSCIASNAYGESEKHTYITGNGTRDETQSDQTVLSSGLTLTCVLGLCLVFYCLYKYHHRDVDNAHGIYQEVPDSEELTSILYVYTDFIKPRESSQASAAAQHFEESGYSEVGPTDREETVVLFWVTNDQTTARPEAGEDK from the exons ATGATGCCAggatatttcattcatatttGGCTTTTTTTCTTTGCTGTATTTG TGAGAGAAATTAAAGTTGAAGAAGTGAAGAAGGGCCTATACAGTCGTGTTGAGCTCACTGGAGAGAAACTTGATCAACACACTGCTGATTCTCTGAAGTCAGTGGAATGGACCAAAGGAAATAGATCGACAACATGTTTATGTTTTAGACAAACAAATACAACATCCAGTGTTTCATACAGTCAATGCTGTGGAACGGCTCGTTTCTATTTAAACAACAACACCCTGATTCTGGAGAGCGTGACAGAAAGGGATGAAGGAGTCTTCACTGAAATTATAGTTACAGGAGATAGAACTGTAAAACGCCTAAACTTTACATTAATTATTCAAT ATCCTCCAAATGCAACAGGAATTGTGGTCTCCTGGACCTCCAGCACATCTGTGACTCTCAAATGTGAAGTGAGCGGTTTATTTCAGCATCTGATGTGGAAGAGAGAAGGAGTCCCTATTCTAGAGAAACACAGACATTCGTTCAGTGAGAGAAACCAAACTCTACACATCAGTAACATAACCAGCTCCGAGAACGGCACGTACAGCTGTATTGCTTCAAACGCATATGGAGAATCAGAAAAGCACACGTATATTACCG GAAATGGCACTAGAGATGAAACTCAGTCTGATCAAACTGTGCTTTCAAGTGGACTTACACTCACTTGTGTTTTGGGACTGTGCCTCGTGTTCTACTGCCTTTACAAATACCACCACA GGGATGTGGACAATGCCCATGGAATTTATCAG GAAGTACCTGACTCTGAAGAGCTGACTTCCATCTTGTACGTCTACACAGACTTCATTAAGCCGAGAGAGAGCAGTCAGGCCTCCGCTGCAGCGCAACACTTTGAGGAGTCTGGTTACTCTGAGGTTGGACCCACAGACAGGGAAGAAACCGTTGTTCTGTTTTGGGTCACTAATGATCAGACCACAGCACGTCCTGAAGCTGGAGAGGACaaatga